Below is a window of Brachyspira pilosicoli DNA.
ATCTAAAGTTGTGAATATTTTGAACTTATCTTTTAATCCTGCTTTTTCTATCATTCTTTTTGAAAGATTTCCTACTATTTCTAATCTTTCTTTTGAAGGTTCTATATCAACAAGCCAAAGTTCATCTACCGGCAATTTGTCGTATCTCTTTATAAATCCTTCTATAATTTCAGGAGTATATGAAGAAGCTCCTCCAATAGTAGCTATTTTTAATTTATTTGACATATTTATACCTCCAGTTTTATTAAGCTTCAAAACCTTTATTTTTTACAAGCTCTCTAAACCAATGCCCTGATTTTTTGATTGTTTTCTTACCGCTTTCTAAATCGCAGCGAATAAATCCATATCTATTTTTATATGAATTAAGCCAAGACCAACAGTCTATAGGCGTCCACATTAAATAACCAAGACAATTAGAACCTTCTTCTATTGCTTTATGAAGCCATTTTAAATGTTCTGTTACAAACTCTATTCTATAATCATCTTCTACTACGCCGTCTTTTATAAATCTCTCTTCATTTTCAACACCCATTCCATTTTCTGTTATGAGCCATCTCATATTAGAATAATTATTTTGAATGTTTTTTGCTATATCATAAATACCTTTGTAGTATATTTCCCATCCTCTGTATGGATTCATAAGCCTATTAGGCATTTCATAAGGCTCGAAGAAGTTTTCAGGCATTAAACTATCTGATTTAAACTCTGTCTCTCTTGCCTTGACTCTCCTTGGCTGATAATAATTTATTCCAAGTAAAGTTATAGTATTTTCTTTTAATAATTCTTTGTCGCCTTCTAAGCATATAGGAGTAAGATTATTTTCTTTTACGAATTTTACTAAATCTTCTGGAAACTCTCCTTTAGCAGCAGGGTCTAAAAAACTTCTATTGAACAACAAATCGCATATATGTGATGCTTTTAAATCTTCTTTATTGTTTTCATCTCTTGGGTAAGAAGGAGTTAAGTTTAATATTATTCCTATATCTCCACTCTTTCCAGATTCTTTAAATGCTTTTACAGCTTTTGCACTTGCTAAGTTCATATTATAAGCCACTTGCACAGCTTTTTTAAATGATACCACTTCAGGATAATGTAATTTATATAAATATCCGCA
It encodes the following:
- a CDS encoding glycoside hydrolase family 1 protein — translated: MKQYKFKDNFLFGSSTSGPQSEGFYDKANKSIWDYWFEIAPKKFHNQVGPVYTSNFFRDYKEDIKLIKETGHNVLRTSIQWSRIVKDFNTLELDEKAVEFYNNVIDELIKNDIEPMMCLYHFDMPLKLQEIGGFENREVVELYAKYAAKMFELYGDKVKKWFTFNEPIVVAECGYLYKLHYPEVVSFKKAVQVAYNMNLASAKAVKAFKESGKSGDIGIILNLTPSYPRDENNKEDLKASHICDLLFNRSFLDPAAKGEFPEDLVKFVKENNLTPICLEGDKELLKENTITLLGINYYQPRRVKARETEFKSDSLMPENFFEPYEMPNRLMNPYRGWEIYYKGIYDIAKNIQNNYSNMRWLITENGMGVENEERFIKDGVVEDDYRIEFVTEHLKWLHKAIEEGSNCLGYLMWTPIDCWSWLNSYKNRYGFIRCDLESGKKTIKKSGHWFRELVKNKGFEA